A single window of Gossypium hirsutum isolate 1008001.06 chromosome A10, Gossypium_hirsutum_v2.1, whole genome shotgun sequence DNA harbors:
- the LOC107896604 gene encoding transcription factor bHLH147 — MASMVTNPVTNANSDRSKRKKKKSMIMEDNHQSYARWKSEAQQQIYSSKLLQALSQVSLNTSSSSAPRGGRAVREAADRALAVAAKGRTRWSRAILTSRLKLKFRKQKRQRGAAVAAVTGSSRSKKPRFSVSKLKSKSLPAVQRKVKVLGRLVPGCRKQPLPIILEEATDYIAALEMQVRAMTTLAELLSGSGVASSGSALPPQSPPPSQ; from the coding sequence ATGGCGTCCATGGTAACGAATCCTGTGACGAACGCAAATTCTGATCGCagcaaaaggaaaaagaagaaatcaATGATCATGGAAGACAATCACCAGAGTTACGCCAGATGGAAATCGGAGGCGCAGCAGCAAATCTATTCCTCCAAGCTTCTTCAGGCTTTGAGCCAGGTCAGCCTCAACACTTCTTCCTCTTCGGCTCCGCGCGGTGGCCGAGCCGTCCGTGAAGCCGCTGATAGAGCTTTGGCCGTTGCTGCTAAAGGGAGGACTAGGTGGAGCCGGGCcattttgacaagccggcttaaACTGAAATTCAGAAAGCAGAAGAGGCAGAGGGGAGCCGCCGTGGCTGCCGTCACCGGGAGTAGCCGCTCGAAGAAACCGAGATTTAGCGTTTCCAAACTGAAATCGAAAAGCTTACCGGCTGTTCAAAGAAAAGTCAAGGTTCTTGGACGGTTGGTTCCTGGTTGCAGGAAGCAACCGTTGCCTATTATTCTTGAAGAAGCGACTGATTACATAGCTGCGCTTGAAATGCAGGTTCGAGCCATGACCACTCTCGCCGAGCTGCTATCTGGCTCCGGTGTCGCCAGCTCTGGCTCAGCTCTTCCGCCCCAGTCGCCGCCGCCTAGTCAGTAA